One window of Methanocaldococcus sp. genomic DNA carries:
- a CDS encoding ATP-dependent RecD-like DNA helicase: protein MRFCGVEDAISMYIDAVKNGKEEEMYKEVKESLEENKPNPKWKIDRNVLNNFNKLSKPEQNFLINYIPYYSLTKSQIEEIFKQYNKKKFININKVLENPYLLYEELKPKEQLFLDISFWELDSWEKRRLKDNFDITNKHRIRALLIAILKKALSDGYTVLPLPPNDLPSVKKDLKYYYNEINKYVPEEVRFDFDRFLELIDEHIDYIKEKIWIGETTFKDELDRPYNLKLFALKDIREKETYIEDRINEMLEKSWNVEISEEEIKEKLKDKKPINIPEELYKKALEDQTNAIKLLLENGCSILTGPAGTGKTSVIRVLLEIICEKEKPNNIVILTPTGKAGVRIKKALEDIADKYECIKSPTTIHRFIKECGRFDWEYKEFEITTKKDVDVLIIDEASIVGTEMLYNLLKCINLGKLKRIIFIGDVNQLPPVEPGKPFFDLYQYLKRKENKDKQYIAELKICLRAESKRIVEFSELFLNVNKESKYKIIKELKLSEEVMSGFTKYSLKDENGIERIIVLVWKDNPQKALEYAIDEIIKDNNGNPENYRDFFKCFVYDDKVQILTYTKNRGFLSSYWINQWIRDDSKYINESIRNNFIRFKFTCGWGYADKVIQTENIWNLDVWDYKRNKPIYNHGVFNGMMGYIDKTSQNRTFVVKFYFPQVQVFLEKLKNTLEHAYAITTHKSQGSEFENVIFVLPKYSNISKELIYTAITRAKKKLYIITDSLDTLFNAGKYSEVIGRYSILFNSPIDPRHYPEHLKVITLKGDIVRSWQECLIANLLYYENINYEYEVPYGDMLPDFRLNSNYENKIILWEHLGMLNNEDYNKTAE, encoded by the coding sequence TTGAGATTTTGTGGAGTAGAAGATGCTATTTCCATGTATATTGATGCAGTTAAAAATGGAAAAGAAGAGGAGATGTATAAGGAAGTTAAAGAATCTTTAGAAGAAAACAAACCTAACCCTAAGTGGAAAATTGATAGAAATGTTTTAAATAATTTTAATAAACTATCAAAGCCAGAACAGAATTTTTTAATAAACTATATCCCATACTATTCATTAACTAAATCACAAATTGAAGAAATTTTTAAACAGTATAATAAGAAAAAATTTATTAATATAAATAAAGTTTTAGAAAATCCATATTTACTTTATGAAGAGTTAAAGCCAAAAGAACAATTGTTTTTAGATATAAGCTTTTGGGAACTTGATAGTTGGGAAAAGAGAAGATTGAAAGATAATTTTGATATTACAAATAAGCATAGAATAAGAGCTTTACTTATTGCTATATTAAAAAAAGCGTTGTCTGATGGGTATACTGTTCTACCATTACCCCCAAATGATTTACCTTCTGTTAAAAAGGATTTGAAATATTATTATAACGAAATAAACAAATATGTTCCTGAAGAAGTTAGATTTGATTTTGATAGATTTTTGGAGTTGATTGATGAACATATAGATTACATTAAAGAAAAAATTTGGATAGGAGAGACAACATTTAAAGATGAACTTGATAGACCCTATAACCTAAAATTATTTGCATTAAAAGATATTAGAGAAAAGGAAACGTATATTGAAGATAGGATTAATGAAATGTTAGAAAAATCTTGGAATGTTGAAATCAGTGAAGAAGAGATAAAAGAAAAATTAAAAGATAAAAAACCTATTAATATACCTGAAGAGCTATATAAAAAAGCTCTTGAAGACCAAACAAATGCTATAAAATTATTATTAGAAAATGGATGCTCCATATTAACAGGTCCAGCAGGTACTGGAAAGACATCCGTTATTAGAGTGTTATTAGAGATTATCTGTGAGAAAGAAAAACCAAATAATATTGTAATTTTAACCCCCACAGGAAAAGCAGGAGTTAGAATTAAAAAGGCACTTGAAGATATTGCAGATAAGTATGAATGTATAAAAAGCCCAACAACAATTCATAGATTTATAAAAGAATGTGGTAGATTTGATTGGGAGTATAAGGAGTTTGAAATAACTACTAAAAAAGATGTAGATGTCTTAATAATAGATGAGGCATCAATAGTAGGAACTGAAATGCTTTACAATCTATTAAAATGTATAAATTTAGGGAAATTAAAAAGGATTATATTTATAGGGGATGTAAATCAACTTCCACCTGTAGAGCCAGGAAAACCATTCTTTGATTTATATCAATACTTAAAAAGAAAAGAAAATAAAGATAAACAATACATTGCTGAACTTAAAATTTGTTTAAGAGCAGAGTCAAAGAGAATAGTTGAATTCTCTGAATTATTCTTAAATGTTAACAAAGAGAGCAAATACAAAATTATTAAGGAATTAAAATTATCTGAGGAGGTAATGAGTGGATTTACAAAATATTCCCTTAAAGATGAAAATGGAATAGAGAGAATAATTGTTTTAGTTTGGAAAGATAATCCACAAAAGGCATTAGAATATGCCATTGATGAAATAATAAAAGATAATAATGGAAATCCAGAGAATTATAGGGATTTCTTTAAATGTTTTGTATATGATGATAAGGTTCAAATTTTAACTTACACAAAAAATAGAGGTTTCTTAAGTTCTTATTGGATTAATCAGTGGATTAGAGATGATTCAAAATATATAAATGAATCTATTAGAAATAATTTTATAAGGTTTAAATTTACTTGTGGTTGGGGCTATGCTGACAAAGTAATACAAACAGAGAATATTTGGAATTTAGATGTTTGGGATTATAAAAGAAACAAACCTATATACAATCATGGAGTTTTTAATGGAATGATGGGATATATTGATAAAACATCTCAAAATAGGACATTTGTTGTGAAATTCTATTTCCCACAAGTTCAGGTATTTTTAGAAAAATTAAAGAATACACTAGAACATGCTTATGCAATAACTACGCATAAATCACAGGGTAGTGAGTTTGAAAATGTTATATTTGTTCTACCAAAATATAGCAACATCTCAAAAGAACTTATATACACTGCTATAACAAGGGCTAAAAAGAAACTATATATTATTACAGATAGTTTAGATACTTTATTTAATGCTGGAAAATATTCTGAAGTTATTGGAAGATATTCAATATTGTTTAATTCACCAATAGACCCAAGACATTACCCAGAACATTTGAAGGTTATTACTTTAAAAGGTGATATTGTTAGAAGTTGGCAGGAGTGTTTAATTGCCAATCTGCTGTATTATGAAAATATTAACTATGAGTACGAAGTTCCTTATGGTGATATGCTTCCAGATTTTAGGTTAAATTCTAATTATGAAAATAAAATAATACTTTGGGAGCATTTAGGAATGTTGAATAATGAGGATTATAATAAAACTGCAGAATAG
- the mer gene encoding 5,10-methylenetetrahydromethanopterin reductase, giving the protein MKFGIEFVPNEPIQKLCYYVKLAEDNGFEYCWITDHYNNRNVYMALTAIAMNTNKIKLGPGVTNPYVRNPAITASAIATLDELSGGRAVLGIGPGDKATFDTLGIEWVKPVTTLKESIEVIRKLLAGERVSFEGKVVKLAGAALAVKPIQKKVPVYVGAQGPKMLETAGMIADGVLINASNPKDFEAAIPLIKKGAEAAGRSMDEIDVAAYACMSVDKNSEKAKQAAVPVVAFIAAGSPPVVLERHGIDAEKVNKIREALKKGDFGTAFGTVDDTMLEAFSIYGTPEEVIEKCKKLAEMGVTQIVAGSPIGPNKETAIKLIGKKIIPALKE; this is encoded by the coding sequence ATGAAATTTGGAATAGAATTTGTTCCTAATGAACCTATACAAAAACTCTGTTACTATGTAAAGTTGGCTGAAGATAATGGATTTGAATACTGTTGGATTACAGACCACTACAACAATAGAAATGTATATATGGCTTTAACTGCTATAGCAATGAATACAAACAAAATTAAGTTAGGTCCTGGAGTTACCAACCCATATGTTAGAAATCCAGCAATTACTGCTTCAGCAATCGCTACATTAGATGAATTATCTGGAGGTAGAGCTGTTTTAGGTATTGGTCCAGGGGACAAAGCAACATTTGACACATTGGGTATTGAGTGGGTTAAGCCTGTTACAACATTAAAAGAAAGTATAGAGGTTATTAGAAAATTATTAGCAGGAGAGAGAGTCTCTTTTGAAGGAAAAGTCGTTAAATTGGCAGGAGCTGCATTAGCAGTTAAGCCTATTCAAAAGAAAGTCCCTGTCTATGTGGGGGCTCAAGGGCCAAAGATGTTAGAGACTGCTGGAATGATTGCAGATGGTGTTTTAATTAACGCATCAAATCCAAAAGACTTTGAAGCGGCAATTCCTTTAATTAAGAAAGGAGCTGAAGCTGCTGGAAGAAGCATGGATGAAATTGATGTTGCCGCTTATGCATGTATGTCAGTAGATAAAAACTCAGAAAAAGCTAAACAAGCAGCTGTTCCTGTCGTTGCATTCATTGCTGCAGGATCTCCACCAGTAGTTTTAGAGAGACATGGTATTGATGCAGAAAAAGTTAATAAAATTAGAGAGGCATTGAAAAAAGGAGACTTTGGAACAGCCTTTGGAACAGTTGATGACACTATGTTAGAGGCATTCTCAATTTACGGTACACCAGAAGAAGTTATTGAAAAATGTAAAAAATTAGCAGAAATGGGAGTAACTCAAATAGTTGCTGGATCACCAATTGGACCAAACAAAGAAACAGCAATTAAATTAATAGGTAAGAAGATAATTCCAGCATTAAAAGAATAA
- a CDS encoding PINc/VapC family ATPase, translating into MNLEERKKLETKSIDELNLIGKKVCVDTCVVIDGRITELIERGNLKDAVIIIPEAVVSELEYQANMGREIGYRGIEELRKLIEKASEHNIKVEYVGERPTREEIFLAKSGEIDAMIRKVAKETNSILLTSDWIQYNLAKAQGIEAYFLETLEEEVELVLEKYFDNETMSVHLKEGCLPYAKKGKPGDVKLVPIGDKELTKEEMEDIIDNIIKYAEQNNGFFEIQRKGATVIQLGNLRISIARPPFSEALEVTAVRPIVKASLEDYELSEKLLQRLKERAEGIFVSGPPGSGKSTFVAALAEFYRQQGKIVKTMESPRDLQVSKEITQYAPLEGDMEKTCDILLLVRPDYTIYDEVRKTRDFEIFADMRMAGVGMVGVVHASKPIDAIQRLIGRVELGVIPQVVDTVIFIKDGKIQKVYEIDFTVKVPYGMVEEDLARPVIEVMDFETGKVEYEIYTYGEQVVVMPIKEDTKKSPIYGYAEERLEEILKKLLPRKAKPMVKVTGDNSIDLIVPEKYVGTIIGKGGKEISKLEDMLGLKISVKEKETEEKKDMEKIYRKYEFVNELESTKIYETDKYVVVDVGEDYAGENIKIYIDGKLLTTVTVRNDGTVRINKKTKVGKEILDAMIKGKDIYVDIHS; encoded by the coding sequence ATGAATCTTGAAGAAAGAAAAAAGTTAGAAACTAAATCAATTGATGAACTAAATCTTATAGGGAAAAAAGTTTGTGTTGATACTTGTGTGGTTATTGATGGAAGAATTACTGAACTAATTGAGAGAGGAAATCTCAAAGATGCTGTAATAATAATTCCTGAGGCTGTTGTTTCTGAATTAGAATATCAGGCAAATATGGGTAGAGAAATTGGTTATAGAGGAATAGAAGAGTTAAGAAAACTTATAGAAAAAGCCAGTGAGCATAATATAAAAGTTGAGTATGTTGGAGAAAGACCTACAAGGGAAGAGATATTTTTAGCAAAAAGTGGAGAAATTGATGCGATGATTAGAAAAGTGGCTAAAGAGACAAATTCTATATTATTAACGAGTGATTGGATTCAGTATAATTTAGCTAAAGCCCAAGGAATTGAAGCATATTTCTTAGAAACCTTAGAGGAAGAAGTTGAACTTGTATTGGAAAAATACTTTGATAACGAAACGATGTCAGTTCATTTAAAAGAAGGTTGTCTTCCTTATGCTAAAAAAGGAAAACCTGGAGATGTTAAATTAGTCCCTATTGGTGATAAGGAATTAACTAAGGAAGAAATGGAGGATATAATAGATAACATTATAAAATATGCCGAACAAAACAATGGATTTTTTGAAATTCAAAGAAAAGGAGCCACTGTAATTCAATTAGGAAATTTAAGAATTTCCATAGCAAGACCTCCATTTTCTGAAGCGTTGGAAGTTACTGCTGTAAGACCAATAGTTAAAGCATCATTAGAAGATTATGAACTGTCAGAGAAACTATTACAAAGATTAAAAGAAAGAGCAGAAGGAATTTTTGTCTCTGGCCCACCTGGAAGTGGAAAATCTACATTTGTAGCGGCATTGGCAGAATTTTATAGACAGCAAGGAAAAATAGTTAAAACAATGGAAAGTCCAAGAGATTTGCAAGTTAGTAAGGAGATAACTCAATATGCACCATTAGAGGGCGATATGGAAAAAACTTGCGACATCTTACTGTTAGTTAGACCAGATTATACAATCTATGATGAAGTTAGAAAAACCAGAGATTTTGAAATTTTTGCAGATATGAGAATGGCAGGAGTAGGAATGGTTGGAGTAGTTCATGCCTCAAAACCAATAGATGCTATTCAAAGATTAATTGGGAGAGTAGAACTTGGAGTTATTCCACAAGTTGTAGATACAGTAATATTTATAAAAGATGGTAAGATTCAGAAAGTTTATGAAATTGATTTTACAGTTAAAGTTCCTTATGGAATGGTTGAGGAAGATTTAGCAAGACCAGTAATTGAAGTTATGGATTTTGAAACTGGTAAAGTTGAATATGAGATTTACACTTATGGAGAGCAAGTCGTAGTTATGCCAATTAAAGAAGATACAAAGAAATCTCCAATCTATGGATATGCTGAGGAGAGATTAGAGGAAATTTTAAAAAAACTTCTACCAAGAAAAGCTAAACCAATGGTAAAAGTTACAGGAGATAACTCAATAGATTTAATAGTTCCAGAGAAATATGTTGGGACTATAATAGGAAAAGGAGGAAAAGAAATATCTAAGTTAGAAGATATGCTAGGTTTAAAGATTTCAGTTAAAGAAAAAGAGACTGAAGAAAAAAAGGATATGGAAAAAATATATAGAAAGTATGAATTTGTAAATGAACTTGAATCTACAAAAATATATGAAACTGATAAATATGTTGTTGTTGATGTTGGGGAAGATTACGCTGGAGAGAATATAAAGATATATATTGATGGGAAGTTACTAACAACTGTAACTGTTAGAAATGATGGAACAGTTAGGATAAACAAAAAAACAAAGGTTGGTAAAGAAATTTTAGATGCAATGATAAAAGGAAAAGATATTTATGTTGATATACATTCATAA
- a CDS encoding DUF2097 family protein, protein MEEFIDIKNSEEIYAYFENVDYGEYIEIYFGRVHVEGKLLLYEDGFLRLFHEKYGIIEIEIEKILDDIIEVAHTKKDKRIVLRFY, encoded by the coding sequence ATTGAAGAATTTATTGATATTAAAAATTCTGAAGAAATCTATGCTTATTTTGAAAATGTAGATTATGGAGAGTATATTGAAATATACTTTGGTAGAGTTCATGTTGAAGGAAAATTATTGCTTTATGAAGATGGATTTTTAAGATTATTTCATGAAAAATATGGAATTATTGAGATAGAGATTGAGAAAATTTTAGATGATATAATAGAGGTAGCACATACTAAAAAAGATAAAAGAATTGTATTAAGATTTTATTGA
- a CDS encoding nicotinamide-nucleotide adenylyltransferase yields MRGFIIGRFQPFHKGHLEVIKKISKEVDEIIIGIGSAQKSHTLEDPFTAGERILMITKTLKDYDITYYPIPIKDIEFNSIWVSYVESLTPPFNIVYSGNPLVRVLFEERGYIVKKPKMFNRKEYSGTEIRRRILNGEKWEHLVPKAVVEVIKEINGVERLKKLSQTDKIIE; encoded by the coding sequence TTGAGAGGGTTTATAATAGGGAGATTTCAACCATTTCATAAAGGGCATTTAGAGGTTATCAAAAAAATATCTAAAGAAGTTGATGAGATAATAATTGGAATAGGTAGTGCTCAAAAGAGTCACACATTAGAGGATCCATTTACCGCCGGAGAAAGGATTCTTATGATTACTAAAACTCTTAAAGATTATGATATAACCTATTATCCTATTCCAATAAAAGATATTGAATTTAATTCAATTTGGGTTTCTTATGTTGAATCTTTAACTCCTCCTTTTAATATTGTATATAGTGGAAATCCATTAGTTAGAGTTTTATTTGAAGAAAGAGGTTATATAGTAAAAAAGCCAAAAATGTTCAATAGAAAAGAATACTCTGGAACTGAGATTAGAAGAAGAATATTAAATGGCGAGAAATGGGAACATTTAGTCCCTAAGGCAGTTGTTGAAGTAATTAAAGAGATTAATGGAGTTGAAAGATTAAAAAAATTATCTCAAACTGATAAAATAATAGAATGA
- the ppsA gene encoding intein-containing phosphoenolpyruvate synthase — MKFIAWLDELSNKDVNIAGGKGASLGEMWNAGLPVPPAFVVTADAYRYFIKETGLIDKIKEILKNLDINDTDKLNEASEKIRKMFEEVEMPDDLKLAIIEAYNKLSEICNEEDVTVAVRSSATAEDLPDASFAGQQDTYLNIKGAENVVKYVQKCFSSLFTPRAIFYREQKGFDHFKVALAVVVQKLVNSEKAGVMFTVNPITENYDELVIEAAWGLGEGVVSGSVSPDTYIVNKKTLEIIDKHIARKEIMFVKDEKGETKIVDVPEDMKEKQVLTDDEIKELAKIGINIENHYKKPMDVEWAYEKGKFYMVQARPITTLKKGKKEKKTVSEEDIESKILLKGIGASPGIATGPVKIIMDVKEIDKVKEGDILVTKMTTPDMVPAMKKAAAIVTDEGGLTCIEGDAKILTDRGFMKIKDIYKLVKKGEKLKVLGLNSKTLKTEWKEVIDAQVRTAVRYEVGVYRKNKKTTDTIKITPDHKFPIFKDGGLQKIPLEDVINNNYSVLSIDYIPMIEEKYETLSDIMYLCGAILSDGHIVRKKDGRPFRVRFTQKNTKNTEEKREFINKVLEDIKHINGEFRPFSNVRNGVVEYQTSKKQPSEILGYEDNINTIPLYATESELIDFLAGYVDGDGCISRRCRLEIYENVEHKKKIEGIILALYRIGAIPRMRVKKGTKTAVISIKNNIEKILSKTKRISIEKLNEFDSKIKVDAKLIDIAQMLPECKEYDYRRYLYKYFKNKSFIGVNKLYTYLKECKKVDTGLKSLLKKVELIKDSDIHSIRLTKINEDYGEVYNITVKANNDFDHNYVVWTKNYTPIVVFNCHAAIVSRELGTPCVVGTKKATEILKDGMIVTVDGEKGIVYEGEIKKVEEEKKPEVSTTIVQQVPIITATEVKVNVSMPEVAERAAATGADGVGLLRAEHMILGLGKHPKKILEEEGEEALIEALMEGIRKVADAFYPRPVTYRTLDAPTDEFRGLEGGENEPIEHNPMLGWRGIRRGLDEVDILKCELKAIKRLREEGYKNIEIMIPLVTHPDEVRKVKEIARDVGLELGKDIPFGIMVETPAAALIIEDFIKEGINFVSLGTNDLTQYTIAIDRNNELVSKYYKEDHPAVLKLVEYVIKTCKKHGIKTSICGQAGSRPHIVEKLVEWGIDSVSANIDAVETIRRVVARTEQKVILNFIRKSYLEKE, encoded by the coding sequence ATGAAATTTATTGCATGGTTAGATGAACTTTCAAATAAAGATGTTAATATTGCTGGTGGAAAAGGGGCCTCATTAGGAGAAATGTGGAACGCTGGTTTACCAGTACCACCAGCATTCGTAGTTACTGCTGATGCTTACAGATACTTTATAAAAGAAACTGGTTTAATTGACAAGATAAAAGAGATTTTAAAGAATTTAGATATCAACGATACAGATAAGTTAAATGAGGCTTCAGAAAAAATTAGAAAGATGTTTGAAGAGGTAGAAATGCCAGATGATTTAAAACTTGCTATAATTGAGGCATACAATAAATTGTCAGAAATTTGTAATGAAGAAGATGTAACTGTTGCAGTGAGAAGTTCAGCAACTGCCGAAGATTTGCCAGATGCAAGTTTTGCAGGACAGCAAGACACTTATTTGAATATAAAAGGAGCAGAGAATGTAGTTAAATATGTTCAAAAGTGTTTCTCATCATTATTTACACCAAGAGCTATTTTTTATAGAGAACAGAAAGGATTTGATCACTTTAAAGTTGCGTTAGCTGTTGTTGTCCAAAAATTAGTCAATTCTGAAAAAGCAGGAGTTATGTTTACCGTTAATCCAATAACAGAAAACTACGATGAGTTAGTTATAGAGGCAGCTTGGGGTTTAGGAGAAGGAGTTGTAAGTGGTTCTGTTTCTCCAGACACATACATAGTCAATAAGAAAACTTTGGAGATTATTGACAAGCATATAGCAAGAAAGGAAATAATGTTTGTTAAAGATGAAAAAGGAGAAACAAAAATAGTTGATGTTCCAGAGGATATGAAAGAAAAGCAGGTTTTAACAGATGATGAAATAAAAGAACTTGCCAAAATTGGTATAAATATTGAGAATCATTATAAAAAGCCAATGGATGTTGAATGGGCTTATGAAAAAGGTAAATTCTATATGGTTCAGGCAAGACCAATAACTACATTGAAGAAAGGTAAAAAAGAGAAAAAGACTGTTTCAGAAGAGGATATTGAAAGTAAAATATTGCTAAAAGGTATTGGTGCCTCCCCAGGAATTGCTACTGGACCAGTTAAAATAATTATGGATGTAAAAGAGATAGATAAAGTTAAAGAAGGAGACATATTAGTGACAAAAATGACTACGCCAGATATGGTTCCAGCAATGAAAAAGGCTGCAGCAATAGTGACAGATGAAGGAGGATTAACCTGTATAGAAGGAGACGCAAAAATACTTACAGACAGAGGCTTTATGAAAATAAAAGATATCTATAAATTAGTTAAAAAAGGAGAAAAATTAAAAGTGTTGGGATTAAATTCCAAAACATTAAAAACTGAATGGAAGGAGGTTATTGACGCACAGGTAAGAACTGCTGTTAGGTATGAAGTTGGAGTATATAGAAAGAACAAGAAAACAACAGATACTATAAAGATAACACCAGACCATAAGTTTCCAATATTTAAAGATGGAGGATTGCAAAAAATACCATTGGAGGACGTAATAAATAACAACTACTCAGTGTTAAGCATTGACTATATTCCAATGATTGAGGAGAAATATGAAACTCTATCTGATATAATGTATTTGTGTGGAGCAATTTTATCAGATGGTCACATAGTAAGGAAAAAAGATGGAAGACCTTTCAGAGTGAGATTTACTCAGAAAAATACGAAAAATACAGAAGAAAAAAGAGAGTTTATAAATAAAGTTTTAGAGGATATTAAACATATAAATGGAGAATTTAGACCATTTTCAAATGTAAGAAATGGAGTTGTAGAATATCAAACAAGTAAAAAACAGCCATCAGAAATATTAGGATATGAAGATAACATTAATACAATTCCATTATATGCAACAGAAAGTGAGTTAATAGATTTCTTAGCAGGTTATGTTGATGGTGATGGCTGTATAAGCAGAAGATGTAGATTAGAGATATATGAGAATGTAGAACATAAAAAGAAAATTGAAGGAATTATTTTAGCGTTGTATAGAATTGGAGCAATACCAAGAATGAGAGTCAAAAAAGGTACAAAAACCGCAGTTATATCAATAAAGAACAACATTGAAAAAATACTATCAAAAACTAAAAGAATTTCAATTGAAAAATTGAATGAATTTGATTCTAAGATAAAAGTTGATGCAAAATTAATTGACATTGCTCAGATGCTTCCAGAGTGTAAAGAATATGATTATAGAAGATATTTATACAAGTATTTCAAAAATAAATCATTTATTGGAGTTAATAAATTATATACCTACTTAAAAGAGTGTAAAAAAGTAGATACTGGCTTAAAATCTCTATTGAAAAAAGTAGAATTAATAAAAGATTCTGATATACATAGCATAAGATTAACAAAAATTAACGAAGATTATGGTGAGGTATATAACATTACTGTAAAGGCAAACAATGACTTTGACCACAACTATGTAGTTTGGACTAAAAATTACACTCCAATAGTAGTATTTAATTGCCACGCGGCAATTGTTTCAAGAGAGTTGGGAACTCCTTGCGTTGTTGGAACAAAGAAGGCAACAGAGATTCTAAAAGATGGTATGATAGTTACAGTTGATGGGGAAAAAGGAATTGTCTATGAAGGGGAGATTAAAAAAGTTGAAGAGGAGAAAAAACCAGAGGTTAGTACAACAATAGTTCAACAAGTTCCAATTATTACAGCCACTGAAGTTAAAGTTAATGTTAGTATGCCAGAGGTTGCTGAGAGAGCGGCAGCAACAGGAGCAGATGGAGTTGGTTTATTGAGAGCAGAGCATATGATATTAGGTTTAGGTAAGCATCCAAAAAAGATTTTAGAGGAAGAGGGAGAAGAGGCTTTAATTGAGGCACTAATGGAAGGTATTAGAAAAGTTGCAGATGCATTTTATCCAAGACCTGTAACTTATAGAACATTAGATGCTCCAACAGATGAATTTAGAGGTTTAGAAGGAGGAGAAAACGAGCCTATTGAACATAACCCAATGTTAGGTTGGAGAGGAATTAGAAGAGGTTTAGATGAAGTTGATATATTAAAATGTGAATTAAAGGCTATTAAGAGATTGAGAGAGGAAGGTTATAAGAATATAGAAATTATGATTCCTCTTGTAACTCATCCTGATGAAGTTAGAAAAGTTAAAGAAATTGCAAGAGATGTTGGTTTAGAATTAGGGAAGGATATTCCATTTGGAATTATGGTTGAAACACCTGCTGCAGCTTTAATCATTGAGGACTTTATAAAAGAGGGAATTAACTTTGTAAGTTTAGGAACTAATGATTTAACTCAATACACAATAGCAATAGATAGAAACAACGAGTTAGTTTCAAAATACTATAAAGAGGATCATCCTGCTGTATTAAAATTGGTGGAATATGTTATAAAAACTTGTAAGAAACATGGAATAAAAACATCAATATGTGGGCAAGCGGGAAGTAGGCCTCATATAGTTGAGAAATTAGTAGAGTGGGGAATTGACAGTGTATCGGCAAATATTGACGCTGTAGAAACAATAAGAAGAGTAGTAGCAAGAACTGAGCAGAAAGTAATATTGAACTTTATTAGAAAATCTTACTTAGAAAAAGAATAA
- the rplJ gene encoding 50S ribosomal protein L16, with protein sequence MATLRPNRCYRDVDKPPYTRKEYVKGVPQPKVVHYIMGNLSAEFPVKVNLVSTKHIQIRHNALEAARVAANKYLTKKCGRLGYKFQIRVYPHQILREHKMATGAGADRISDGMRLAFGKPIGTAARVREGQPVMTVWVNPDKFQDAKEALRRAAMKLPMPCKIVVEQGKELLKF encoded by the coding sequence ATGGCTACTTTGAGACCTAATAGATGTTACAGAGATGTGGATAAGCCACCATACACAAGAAAAGAGTATGTTAAAGGTGTTCCACAACCAAAAGTAGTTCATTACATAATGGGTAATTTATCAGCAGAGTTCCCAGTTAAAGTTAATTTAGTTTCTACAAAACATATTCAAATAAGACACAATGCTTTAGAGGCTGCGAGAGTTGCGGCAAACAAATATTTAACAAAGAAATGTGGAAGATTAGGATATAAATTTCAGATTAGAGTCTATCCACACCAAATTTTAAGAGAACACAAGATGGCTACAGGAGCAGGGGCTGATAGAATTTCAGACGGTATGAGATTGGCATTTGGAAAGCCAATTGGAACAGCTGCAAGAGTTAGAGAAGGACAACCTGTAATGACTGTTTGGGTTAATCCTGATAAATTCCAAGATGCTAAGGAAGCATTAAGAAGAGCGGCAATGAAATTACCAATGCCTTGTAAAATCGTTGTTGAGCAAGGAAAAGAGTTACTCAAATTTTAA